catgactgcagcagtcatacacacactaacccaggcctttaacccttacagcaccatgactgcagcagtcacacacacactaacccaggcctttaacccttactgcaccgtgactgcagcagtcatacacacactaacccaggcctttaacccttactgcaccatgactgcagcattcatacacacactaacccaggcctttaacccttactacaccgtgactgcagcagtcatacacacactaacccaggcctttaacccttactgcaccatgactgcagcagtcatacacacactaacccaggcctttaacccttactgcaccgtgactgcagcagtcatacacacactaacccaggcctttaacccttactgcaccaaatacctataatacaatcTATCTGAAATACACTCATCACAGGCCCATTGTCCAAATGTCTAATTGACGTAATGAAATCCTGTAGAGTTCTCTCTGGGACAGGCACCTATCAATATGTTTTGAAAAATAAACCACTGGTTTATGTTTTCATAGTGGCTGCAAAAGCTTGGAACTCAGTTAATGAAAAGGACACAAAGTGACACAGCCTTAAACTAATACAGAAATTACAAAGTCATTTCAGATATAAAATTTATACCAAGTGTGTGTAAAATCAGTGCTTAAAGGTGATCAGTGTGTGAATGCTGAGAGAGCAAAATACAGCATGATATATTCAATAAATACATGTTGGTAAGTAATAGGAGTTTAAATAACTAACGAACTATGAAAACTAACTGTAGAACTTAAattctttaagttcacaaaccaAAGGTGGTTAGATACTGTGACAGAAAGTACTGCTTCTTTCCAGAAACTACAAGTTAAAGGTTAAACTAATTTCAGACACAAGGTTGAAGGTTTGAAACCTCAGTTTTCTTCACACAACAGGCCTCAGACCGAAATATAACGGTTAATTATCAACGGCTGgggtgttttttaaataaatatttttattctcctttttcacattttctcccaaatttacactcaccaacaataaacaacaatcagtaatgaatgcaatgtcaatccccatatcaatagcaacaatcccatcctcccacgaagcccccaaacattagcctgcatgttaacataaacaaatgacaaaaaggaatcaggaatcaccgaaAGTCACCATTATAACATAAAggcccctcctccaaccctcccagcagccccccccccccccccaatgttcgatgtaatccaattctcaaaagtgcttaATAAATAatatgaataacgcccatgaattacagaacccctccatccttcccctcagttcaaatttgaccttctcaagagtcaagaattccagcaggtcccccccccccccccccccccccccgccagggcaCAGTGTGGAGAGGTTGGTCTCCACCCTAACAGTATCTGCCTTCGGGCTCTCAACGAGGCGaagactacaacatctgcctccgtacccgtttccaacgctggctggtccgataccccgaacatGGTCTctcgagggcctgggtccagtttcacgtgcaccactttagagattaccctaaaaacctccttccagtaatgctCCATTTTTGGACAgaatcaaaacatatgaacgtgatttgcgcgcccccccccccccccccccgcaacgttcacacacatcttctaccccctcaaaaagcCGGCTCCTCCTCGCCCATATGAGGTGTgctccaccttcagctgcatcagccccaacctcgcgcacgaggtggagccgttcaccctccggagcacctcacaccagaacacctcctccataccctctcccaactcttcatcccactttgccttgatcccatccagcggtgccttctcttccaaaatagccatgTAAATTGCCGAcactacctccttctccagtccccctgttgtcagcacctcctccagcaatgtggaagtcaGCTCTatcggaaagctctgtatctcctttctggcaaggtctcaaacctgcatatctttcagtgccttaattcctttctcctcccatctctgaaaatttccatccctctTCCCTGgcccaaatctatggttcccccgaatcggcctttcccttgcccctgcccccaacccgaaatgcTGGTGAAACTTCCTCCAAATtcgcaatgaagctattactaccggactccctgagtatttccctggggccgtcaggagcggcgctgttgctaacgccttcaatcccgaccccctacacaaactctcctccattctgacccactgggagtcaaccaATGGCTGGGGAGCTAACGGTTCCAGACCGTAGCTCACCCAACCTTTATGGGATTCGCAGCAGTTGCCCTGTAATTAAACCATTAAAGTGTAACTTTGTCCTGGCCTCGGGCTATGTGATGTATTTCTCTTGTTCATTTTGGAATAGAAAAAACAATATTCTTGTGACCTTGgttgacaaagtcccatcttcacactgaggataccctccattgtcctGTGTGACActatcactgtgctaaatggggtaGATTCAGAACACATCTCGATAAAACAAGGTAtccaagaggagctgggggcATCAGCAGCTTAATATTCAATTACAATCAAACCTCATCGGccggcatatccctcactctgccattaccatcaagccaagggACCAACTCTGGTTCAACATGGAGCGGAGGAGAacatgtcaggagcagcaccaggtatTCCTAAAGCAGATTCCAATCTGGTGACCCTATAGCATGGGACCATTAGCATGCTAAGCAGCGGAAACAGCTTGATCGAGGCAGGAGTAAACAATCCCAAAAACGGATCAGATCAAAGCTGcagtcattgaatccctacagtataggaggctattcaacccatcaagtctgcactgaccctctgaaagagcaccccatctaagcccaaaccccaccctatcccctaaccccacctaagtgcaatttacctaacctgcacatctttggactgtgggagggaaccggagcacccggaggaaacccacacagacatggggagaatgtgcaaactccacacagacagccacccaaggtcagaattagatcctggtgcctggcgctgtgaggcagcagtgctaaccactgtgccattgtgcagcCTGGCGACATCCAGTCGTAAATGGTGGCGAACAATTAAATAAATCAGAGCAGGACGTTCCACAAACAACAACATCATCAATAATTGGGGAGACAATGTGTTggcactctccctagcgggcagggtccagtcggtcaaaatgacggtgctcccaaggtttctgttcctcttccagtgtctacctatcatgatcccgaaggcttttttcaggagggtcaggaggagcattatggggtttgtgtgggcgcagaagaccccgagggtgaggagggtattcctggagcggggtagggaagtggggggggggggggggggggggggttggcgctgcccaacctgtgtgggtactgctgggctgcgaacgtggggatgatacgtaggtgggtgatggagggggagggggcggcatggaagaggttggaggcggcgtctgtgtgggcacgagcctagaggcgctggtgatggtgccgctgccgctccccccggcaaggtatactacgagtccggtggtggtggctaccctcaaaagatgggggcagtggaggcggcataggggggaggtgaaggcttcactTTGGTCCCCgctatgggggaaccaccggtttgtaccagggaggatggatggagggttttcgagctggcacagggcaggtatcaggcggatgggggacctcctTCTCGGTGGGAGGTTTgcaaccttagaggagttggaggggaggtggggtctaccCCCAGGGAATatcttcaggtatatgcagattagggtgtttgttaggcggcaggtggcggagtttccactgttgccgccaaggggggttcaggacagggtgctctcggagacgtgggttggagaggggaggatctcggcaatctaccaagtgatgcaggaaggggaggaggcctcggtggaagagctgaaagatgtgggaggaggagctgggagaggagattgacgaggggacgtgggcggatgctttggggaggttagattcctcctcttgcgcacggcttggtctaatccaactaaaggtgctgcatagggcgcatatgactgggaccaggctgagccggttctttgggggagaggacaggtgtggcaggtgtttggggagcccagcaaaccacacccacatgttctcggCATGTTCTGcattggagggcttttggaggggtgttgcggggacgttgtcaagggtggttggctccagggtggagccgggctgcgGGCTTGCAATTTTCGGGGTAGCATTGGAGCCGGGAacgcaggaggtgaaagaggccggtattctggcctttgcgcccctggtagcccggcgcaggattcttttacagtggaaggatgtgaagcCCCCAagcgcggaatcctggatcaacgacatggccgggttcatcaaaatggttactgtttttctttgttttgttggttaaaatttgaataaaaattacttttttttttttttttgaagttttttatttaacacaaatttgtaacagttacaaagcgaaaaatggccctgtgcaaagagccttaacatagtgaaaacgaacagtgggaaagaataaacatgttaataaatgttgaaaccaaaaatccttccatacggcactttccctgccagctctgtttacccatgccacacgtgttccactacactaagctaacgtggccctaaccctcttctccccccccgccccccccccccccccccccccccccggcctggtctcccctactcccccaggcctggcctgccaggtcagccctgcgcttggccctagctcgccccgccccccctccgatctccctggtgccccctgacctacgctagtcacactgacccgtaaaaattacttttaaaaacaaaaaataattggggagacaagcacatcagtgcaaattaCTCTGTTTTATGTTTAGTGATCCCTCCGCCTACTCACTGTCACATCACAATAACGTCCCTGGATCCCAAGACTAAGAGAGACACTCTGGGAGGAATGCAGAGCTGGGAATAGTCCATGGAGTAACTCAAGGTGTCAGAACTGAAATAACCCGGAGTTAGAAAGGAGAAAAGTTCCCAAAATGCAGCAGTCTGTATCAGAACATCAATTAATCTCCTCTTATCCTGAAGAAATGAAGGTCTCGACTGTGTGCATGAAACAATATTAGTTCACTTGACATTTATCCAGAGGATTTTCAACCCCAACCCAGTAATAGGGATTATTATCAGAAAAGTTCCCAAAATGCAGCAGTCTGTATCAGAACATCAGTTAATCTCCTCTTATCCTGAAGAAATGAAGGTCCCGACTGTGTGTCTGAAACAATATTAGTTCACTTGACATTTATCCAGAGGATTTTTCAACCCAACCCAGTAATAGGGATTATTATCAGAAATAAACTCCCAACAATCAGAATGCTGAAGGTTCAGTccgggatgtgattaacagcagcaataactgcagaatccaacccctgcggtCTCCCCTTGCTGTGGCTGCGTTGGTGTACAAGCAGGTGGAATGAGCGAGTAtatctcttcccacactcggagcaagtgaacggcctctccccagtgtgaatccgctggtgaCTCAGTAAGTAGGCTGCGCaaacgaatcccttcccacattcggagcaaatgaagggtttatccacagtgtgagtgcgttcgtgtgtcagcaggtggaatgagcgagtgaatctcttcccacactccgagcaggtgaacggcctctccccagtgtgaacccgctggtgtgtcagTAAATTAGATCTACAAGTGAATCCATTTCCACAGTCAGAGCAGATAAATGGTttatccccagtgtgaacttgctggtgtgtcagcagatgggatgactgagtgaatcccttcccacacttggagcaggtaaatggtttatccccggtgtgaacccgctggtgtgccagcaggtggaatgagcgagtgaatcccttcccacagtcagagcaggagaatggcctctccccagtgtgaatccgctggtgaCTCAGTAAGTAGGCTGTACaaacgaatcccttcccacattcggaGCAAATGAAGGGTTTATCCacagtgtgagtgcgctggtgtgtcagcaggttggatgagacactgaatcccttcccacactttaagcaggtgaacggtttctccccagtgtgaacccgctggtgcatCACCAGGTGGGATGagcaagtgaatcccttcccacagtcagtgcaggtgaacggcctctccccagtgtgaatctgctggtgtctcagcagaacATTTGTGAATTTAAAactcttcccacattcagagcattgGAAAGGTTTCTTATCcgagtgaacaagttggtgtgatcTGAGGCTGGTTAAAGAAATGAATCCTTTTCCACAtaaggagcaggtgaatggcctctccccagtgtgaactcgctggtgtttctggagGCTGGAAGACTGagtgaaccccttcccacacacagagcaggtgaatggtctctccccggtgtgagtgtGTTCATGTTCAATGAGTGTCTGTGATCGTTTAAACAgcttcccacagtgagagcagctgaactgcCCCTCAGTGCGAACAACCTGGTGCTTGACCAGGTCCTCTGAGCTTTTAGAGTTGTTATCACAGTCTGACTGGTTAAACAGCCCCTCAtcaatgtgaacttgctggtgggtccgcaggtgggatgactgaatgaatcccttcccacacgtggagcaggtgaacggcttctctccagtgtgactgcgtcgatgcatttccagcagggatgggtaattgaatcccttcccacagtccccacatttccacggtttttcCATGGTGTTCATGTCcttgtctctccaggttggatgatcagttgaagcttcgtccacacacagaacacgtgtacggtttctttCCGCTGTGAATggggtgatgttttttcaggctgtgtaactggttaaagctctttccacagtcagttcactggatgactctcactcgggtgtgtgtgggtctcggggcttttccagtcacactgatgtttgaaatcttttcccacggacagaacagacaaacatttctccttccacattcaaagaccgatgatattcaggtcctgatgaattgagtgactctgtcagatctcaatgtgatgtttggtttgagtttcccatcTGCAAATCAACGTCCTCTTGTACCTTGTAAAAGACATTGACAGTGTCAGGATTACCATTAGTACAGGATAGGAATTCCAAACAGACAATTTCAGTTTCTATGGATTTTTTCTCTCTCGTTTCCTAAACTTGTGCTTCTCAACTAAACCAGaaagttgggcagcacagtggcgcagtgggtgagccctgctgcctcacggcaccaaggtcccaggttcgatcccagctctgggtcactgtccatgtggagtttgcacattctctccttgtttgcgtgggttttgtgcccacaacccaaagatgtgcagggtagctggattggccacgctaaattgccccttaattggaaaaaatgaattgggtacactaaatttatttaaaaatctaaacCAGAATGTTGTTTCCAGTGTTTATGAGACATTCTGCACCCTAAGGTATCCACCAGTGTGGAAGGTCTCAAGTGTTCTGGCAGACACCACACGCTCCCTTTCCAGGACCATCCGGGCACAGAAAAGGGGCCGACAGCCAGAGTTACCCCTGCCACTCTGTAAATTGCTGTTTTAACCAGGCCCAAGAGCAGGTCCAGGAGCAGATCCTCTGACTTACCCAGTCCCCTCCACACTAGGCAGACAGGGATTAGGAGTGTGGGGTCGAAGTGCAAACAAAGTGGAGAAGTAGTTCCTTCAGGTGACTATACGGAGATTCTAACCTCTCACTGAATATAAATATATGGCCCAAAGACTCCTGGAGGCCCCGTACATCAGAGTTGTTTAAAAACTTGTTGCCCATTGTTAAACATGCCGGACAATAGGACCCGGTGATAACTGAAACCCTGAAGCTCCGCCTACTCACTGTGACGTCATGCGGCGCATGCGCTCTATGCTGACCTAAAATGATGACCTTTAACCGGAATCTGGTTGTGGGGAAAAAAGACTCGGAGCTGGAAACGCGGGACCTGCAGAGTCTCATTCGGGGTTTGAGGCTCTCACCAGTTCTTTAGAAACCCTCCCTATCCAGATCCGGCTCCATCGCTCCTTCAAAGTTTCCGAATCCTTCCCTGATGCAGAGACGACAAAACAACACCACCCCCCCTTGACCATTACTCACAGTGCGCGTGCTCCCATACTGGGCGCTACTGCGCATGCTCCCATACTGATGGTCCTCTGGTGTCAATAGGGGACATTCACTACTGGGGGGAGTGCTGGGTAAATACACCAACATCGAATACCCTAATTAGAGACTCGTGATTTTTTCCTGCGATGTGGATATTGGGGGAGAATCGAGAAATTAATAAAACTAGGAACCAGGTTATACAGAAATCCATGTCCACAGACCCTTCATGGGCATCACAAGTGTTCAcagtgcaggttcgattccccgctgggtcactgtctgtgcggagtttgcgcgttctccctgtatctgcgtgggtttcctccgggtgctccgtttcctcccacagtccaaagtcgtgcaggttaggtggattggccatgataaactgcccttagtgaccaaaaaggttgggagaggttattgggttacagtaataggggggaagtgagggcttaagtgagtcagtgcagactcgatgggctgaatggcctcctatggTTATCCATCAGAAAGATGAAGTAGGAATTGAGGGAGAATTTCAAATTCCCAAACGTTTTCCAAGACAGCAGCTCCAGTCAAATGTAAACTCAGAGGGTGGGGTGACTGAGTTAAGTATTTGAGTTAAATATTTCAGTGAAGCATtttggtgccacagtggttagcattgttgcctcacagtggttagcattgttgcctcagagtggttagcattgttgcctcacagtggttagcattgttgcctcacagtggtgagcattgttgTCTCACACAGGttggcattgttgcctcacagtggttagcattcttgcctcacagtggttggcattcttgcctcacagtggttagtattcttgtctcacagtgattagcactgttgcctcacagtgccagagactcaaattcaattccggccttggttgactgtgtggagatcacactttctccccatgtctgtgtgtttttcctctgggtgctccggtttgctcccacagtccaaagatgtgcaggttaggtggattggcaatgctaaattgccccttaatatccacAGATGTTGGGTggtacagtgcttagcactgttgcctcacagcagtaGAGactcgagttcaattctggccttaggtgactgtgtggagatcgcactttctctctgtgtctgcgtgggtttcctctgggttctccggttttctcccaccaatgcaggttcggtggattcgctatgctaaattgccccttagtgtcctgccttctccccattatccctgaacccttattaatcaagaaatccactTTTCGGGTGATATGGTGGCCCAGTGgcttcacggtgccaaggactcaggtttgatcctggccccaggttactgtccatgtggagtttgcacattctcccagtgtctgcgcgggtttcacccccacaacccatctttgtgcaggggtggtggattggtcatgctaaatttccccttaattggagaacatTAGGAAAAAGAgatatcctcttattaatcaagaacaccagttttgtgcttgaggtgctgttacctacagggctacagttCTTTCCGAGAACACGAGaaccaggagtaggcaatttagcctctcgagagGGCTctcccattcaatacgatcatggctgatcttatcatGGCCTCATCTCCGCTGtcctccctttcaccataacccgtcaatccatctccactgtcctcccttccaccataacccgtcaatccatctccactgtcctcccttccaccataacccgtcaatccatctccactgtccctccctttcaccatagcccgtcaatccatctccactgtcctgccctttcaccataacccgtcaatccatctccactgtcctcccttccaccataacccgtcaatccatctccactgtccctccctttcaccataacccgtcaatccatctccactgtcctgccctttctccataacccgtcaatccatcgccactgtcctccctttcaccatagcccgtcaatccatctccactgtcctgccctttcaccataacccgtcaatccatccccactgtcctccctttcaccataacccgtcaatccatctccaccgtcctgcctgttCACCATAACctgtcaatccatctccactgtcctccctttcaccataacccttcaatccatctccactgtcctccctttcaccataacctgtccatccatctccactgtcctgccctttcaccataacccgtcaatccatctccactgtcttccctttcaccataacccgtcaatccatctccactgtcctccctttcaccatagcccttcaatccatctccactgtcctccctttcaccataacccgtcaatccatctccactgtcctgccctttcaccataacccgtccatccatctccactgtcctccctttcaccataacctgtcaatccatctccactgtcctccctttcaccataacccgtcaatccatctccactgtcctgccctttcaccataacatgtaaatccatctccactgtcctgcactttcaccataacccgtctatccattactaattaaaaatttggagggccacacgatggcgcagtggttagcactgctgcttcactgcgccgaggacctgggtttagtcccagcccagggtcactgtccatgtggagtttgcacattctccccatctctgtgtgggtctcaccctcacaacccaaaactgtgcagggtaggtggactggtcatggtaaattgccccttaattgggaatttaaaaaaaaatctgtccacctcctccttaaatttattgactgtcccagcacccaccacactcttCAGTAGCGAAGTCCACAGATTTATGACGACCCtttgagaagtagtttctcctcatttgggcagcacggtagcattgtggatagcacaattgcttcacagctccagggtcccaggttcgattctggcttgggtcactgtctgtgcggagtctgaacatcctccccgtgtgtacgtgggtttcctccaggtgctccggtttccccctacagtccaaagacgtgcaggttaggtggattggacatgataagttTCCCTTacagtccaaaattgtccttagtgttgggtgggttactgggttatggggatagggtggaggtccttaggtagggtgctctctccaggagccggtgcagact
Above is a window of Scyliorhinus canicula unplaced genomic scaffold, sScyCan1.1, whole genome shotgun sequence DNA encoding:
- the LOC119960407 gene encoding zinc finger protein 2-like, with translation MEKLWKCGDCGEVLRLPSRLETHRHNHTGERPFTCSQCGKGFAQLSTLKSHQRVYTEERPFICSQCGKGFNDSAALQRHQRIHTGERPFTCSLCGKEFSDSSNLREHQRIHTGEKPFTCSLCGKGFAHSSNLQKHQRVHTGERPFTCSICGKGFTQLASLQKHRRVHTGERPFTCSQCGKGFTQLSSLQRHQQIHTEERSHRPSIISIGTETPIITSTQNHTGISENWEIVRGQLTPTSGETHQPSNVSSRLIGLMKAQCLIWEKVNQRTEIIQTERNRTRVLCVDEASTDHPTWRDKDMNTMEKPWKCGDCGKGFNYPSLLEMHRRSHTGEKPFTCSTCGKGFIQSSHLRTHQQVHIDEGLFNQSDCDNNSKSSEDLVKHQVVRTEGQFSCSHCGKLFKRSQTLIEHEHTHTGERPFTCSVCGKGFTQSSSLQKHQRVHTGERPFTCSLCGKGFISLTSLRSHQLVHSDKKPFQCSECGKSFKFTNVLLRHQQIHTGERPFTCTDCGKGFTCSSHLVMHQRVHTGEKPFTCLKCGKGFSVSSNLLTHQRTHTVDKPFICSECGKGFVCTAYLLSHQRIHTGERPFSCSDCGKGFTRSFHLLAHQRVHTGDKPFTCSKCGKGFTQSSHLLTHQQVHTGDKPFICSDCGNGFTCRSNLLTHQRVHTGERPFTCSECGKRFTRSFHLLTHERTHTVDKPFICSECGKGFVCAAYLLSHQRIHTGERPFTCSECGKRYTRSFHLLVHQRSHSKGRPQGLDSAVIAAVNHIPD